A section of the Sebaldella sp. S0638 genome encodes:
- a CDS encoding carbohydrate kinase family protein: MPKILTAGEVLVEIMGTKKNQTFRETGEFTGPYPSGAPAIFIDQAAKMGGSTGIISVIGNDDFGRINTDRLKKDGVDVSQVYVSEEKTTAAAFVVYQESGSRDFIFTIKDSALQELNYDKIDKSCLDGCEYFHIMGCSVFNENMIDLFNNILPELKGRGIKVTFDPNFRKEFMENPRIKELIVKIMQNADIILPGEQELLDLTGMETEKEAVKKLLEDGTMAVVVKRGDRGATLYSETEQINVDPVKVEEVDPTGAGDCFGGTFVSLVSQGYSYKEALFYANLAGAYSVTKQGPMEGNLTKEEIDNIHKK, translated from the coding sequence ATGCCTAAGATATTAACAGCAGGAGAAGTATTGGTAGAAATCATGGGAACTAAAAAGAATCAGACTTTCAGGGAAACTGGAGAATTCACAGGGCCTTATCCCAGCGGAGCACCGGCTATTTTTATAGATCAGGCAGCTAAAATGGGAGGAAGTACAGGGATAATCTCTGTTATAGGAAATGATGATTTCGGAAGAATAAATACTGACAGACTGAAAAAAGACGGCGTGGATGTTTCACAGGTATATGTATCAGAAGAAAAAACCACAGCTGCAGCATTTGTAGTTTATCAGGAGAGCGGGAGCAGAGACTTTATTTTTACTATAAAAGATTCTGCGCTTCAGGAACTGAATTATGATAAAATTGACAAGAGCTGTCTTGACGGGTGTGAATATTTTCATATCATGGGGTGTTCAGTATTTAATGAAAATATGATAGATTTATTTAATAATATTCTTCCCGAATTAAAAGGAAGAGGGATAAAGGTGACTTTTGATCCGAATTTCAGAAAAGAATTCATGGAAAATCCCAGAATAAAAGAATTAATAGTGAAGATAATGCAGAATGCCGATATAATTCTTCCAGGAGAACAGGAACTTCTTGACCTTACAGGAATGGAAACAGAAAAAGAAGCAGTAAAAAAACTTCTTGAAGACGGGACTATGGCAGTGGTAGTGAAGAGAGGAGACAGAGGTGCGACTCTTTACAGTGAAACAGAACAGATAAATGTAGATCCGGTAAAAGTGGAAGAAGTAGACCCTACAGGAGCCGGCGACTGTTTTGGCGGAACTTTTGTATCATTGGTTTCTCAGGGATACAGTTATAAAGAAGCATTATTTTACGCTAATCTTGCAGGGGCATATTCAGTTACCAAACAGGGACCCATGGAAGGAAATCTTACAAAAGAGGAAATAGATAATATTCATAAGAAATAA
- a CDS encoding sugar ABC transporter ATP-binding protein — protein MEYILEMKGITKRFSGVTALSNVDLKLAKGEVHTLLGENGAGKSTLMKILSGVYTPDEGQIILKGEKTDIKNPKESQNLGISIIYQELSLCPNMSISENIFANREPMNNLFVNYKEMTKKSKEILEYLDVKMDPSTLVQELSISERQMIEIAKAVAFKADIIIMDEPTSSLSLKESEKLFEIIDKLKKDGVSIIYISHRMDELLRISDNITVMRDGEYIGTVPREKADIDGLIKMMVGREMKDIYPKKDYPTGKETILKVESLSKKDYFENVSFDVKKGEIVGFFGLVGAGRSDVAKAIFGVASLDNGQIFINDKKVKIKSPEDAIKNKIVFITENRREEGVVLDNDVKVNITMATIDKIIGKLKLIDNKKEENIAKDEIKNLRIKTSGSDQHIRNLSGGNQQKVILAKWLETKPDILILDEPTRGIDVGAKHEIYEIMRRLASEGVGIIMISSELSEVLFMSDRLFVMREKKIVKELNPELTTQEEIMRYSTGGVNLDGNDKL, from the coding sequence ATGGAATACATTTTGGAAATGAAGGGTATTACAAAAAGATTTAGCGGTGTAACAGCATTATCAAATGTAGACTTAAAGCTAGCAAAGGGTGAGGTACATACTTTGCTTGGGGAAAACGGAGCAGGGAAGTCTACACTTATGAAAATTTTGTCAGGGGTTTATACCCCTGATGAAGGACAGATAATATTAAAAGGTGAAAAAACTGATATAAAAAATCCCAAAGAATCACAGAATCTGGGGATAAGTATAATATATCAGGAATTAAGCCTGTGTCCGAATATGAGTATATCGGAAAATATTTTTGCAAACAGGGAACCAATGAATAATCTTTTTGTTAATTATAAAGAAATGACAAAAAAAAGTAAGGAAATACTGGAGTATCTTGATGTAAAAATGGATCCTTCGACTTTGGTACAGGAACTCAGTATTTCAGAGAGACAAATGATAGAAATAGCCAAAGCAGTGGCTTTCAAAGCTGATATAATAATTATGGACGAGCCGACATCTTCGCTTAGTCTGAAAGAATCTGAAAAGCTTTTTGAAATTATAGATAAGCTGAAAAAAGACGGTGTATCAATAATTTATATATCACACAGAATGGATGAACTTCTTAGAATATCCGATAATATAACAGTAATGAGAGACGGTGAATATATCGGAACAGTTCCCAGAGAAAAAGCAGATATTGACGGACTTATCAAGATGATGGTAGGAAGGGAAATGAAAGATATTTACCCTAAAAAAGATTATCCTACAGGAAAAGAAACTATTCTGAAAGTAGAGTCATTATCAAAGAAAGACTATTTTGAAAATGTAAGCTTTGATGTGAAAAAAGGGGAGATAGTGGGGTTCTTCGGGCTTGTGGGAGCCGGAAGAAGTGATGTGGCGAAGGCAATATTCGGAGTTGCTTCTCTGGATAACGGGCAGATTTTTATAAATGATAAAAAAGTAAAGATAAAATCTCCTGAAGATGCCATAAAGAATAAGATAGTATTTATAACAGAAAACAGAAGAGAAGAAGGAGTAGTTCTGGATAACGATGTAAAAGTCAATATTACCATGGCTACAATAGACAAAATAATAGGAAAGCTAAAACTTATTGATAATAAAAAAGAAGAAAACATTGCCAAAGATGAAATAAAAAATCTGAGAATAAAAACATCAGGGAGTGACCAGCATATAAGAAATCTGAGCGGAGGGAACCAGCAGAAAGTAATACTGGCAAAATGGCTGGAAACTAAACCGGATATATTGATTTTAGATGAGCCTACAAGAGGAATAGATGTAGGAGCCAAACACGAAATATATGAAATAATGAGAAGACTGGCAAGTGAAGGTGTAGGAATAATAATGATATCTTCGGAATTATCCGAGGTATTATTTATGAGTGACAGACTTTTTGTAATGAGAGAGAAAAAAATAGTAAAAGAGCTGAATCCGGAACTGACAACTCAGGAGGAAATAATGAGATATTCAACAGGAGGTGTAAACTTAGATGGAAATGATAAACTTTAG
- a CDS encoding serine hydrolase, with translation MAVPVSYSHMVSAGGLHSTAADLAKFLLVFQNENSVFRKETLEKMTKVQYRPHPELSGVTYGFLEQRYKSNTYFYRTGDSEGAKAKIFLLPEQNTGIVILNNSDYSEVSSKFINAFYDRFYPDETSYTYKNRITEDTKKYEGVYDYAQFPRDDFTKIFRIFLGIQVISNNDGTITVKSLGEEPFGDLGGEQIFYQIKPLLFKSMDKEQYIAFGEDEKGKITYLYSGSGYHGSFVKIQNWYHNPVFHKFLYLGFSGIFFIHLLYTGIRKLMKKESGRYDFVSGIIDILNILFLSLYFPAVMIIGMSPGMPAYSQGVNALMLAVFAMPLFAVILTLAELILIFIQKNKAELKKQYFIITVNILFFIWIIYWRAVFW, from the coding sequence ATGGCTGTTCCGGTTTCATATTCGCATATGGTTTCAGCCGGCGGACTGCACAGTACTGCTGCGGATCTGGCAAAGTTTCTGCTGGTTTTTCAGAATGAAAATTCTGTATTCAGAAAAGAAACACTGGAAAAAATGACAAAGGTGCAATATCGTCCGCATCCTGAATTATCAGGTGTAACCTATGGTTTTTTGGAACAGAGATATAAAAGTAATACATATTTTTATCGTACAGGGGATTCCGAGGGTGCAAAAGCAAAAATATTCTTACTGCCGGAGCAGAATACAGGGATAGTAATTTTAAATAACAGTGATTACAGCGAAGTAAGCAGTAAATTTATAAATGCTTTTTATGACAGATTTTATCCTGATGAGACAAGCTATACATATAAAAATCGTATAACAGAGGATACAAAAAAATATGAGGGAGTGTATGATTATGCACAATTTCCCAGAGATGATTTTACCAAGATATTCAGGATTTTTTTGGGTATACAGGTTATTTCAAATAATGACGGAACTATAACAGTAAAGTCTTTGGGTGAAGAGCCATTTGGAGATCTGGGGGGAGAGCAGATATTTTACCAGATAAAACCATTATTATTTAAAAGTATGGATAAAGAACAGTATATAGCTTTCGGCGAAGATGAAAAAGGAAAAATAACATATCTGTATTCAGGGTCAGGCTACCATGGTTCTTTCGTGAAGATACAGAATTGGTATCATAATCCGGTCTTTCACAAATTTTTATACTTAGGGTTCAGCGGTATATTTTTTATTCATTTACTGTATACGGGAATTCGCAAACTGATGAAAAAAGAGTCCGGCAGATATGACTTCGTTTCGGGAATTATTGATATTTTAAATATATTATTTTTGTCATTATATTTTCCTGCTGTTATGATAATAGGAATGAGTCCGGGAATGCCTGCATATTCACAGGGAGTAAATGCTTTGATGCTGGCAGTCTTTGCAATGCCGTTATTTGCTGTGATTTTGACATTAGCAGAGCTTATACTTATTTTTATACAAAAAAATAAAGCAGAATTAAAAAAACAATACTTTATAATAACTGTTAATATTTTATTTTTCATATGGATTATCTACTGGAGAGCAGTGTTCTGGTAA
- a CDS encoding substrate-binding domain-containing protein → MKKILLVLMAMLFIFSCGSKEQAAGKTEDKPAESGEKTYTIGVSLLTQQHPFYLSLKDAIEKEAAAQNVKLNVSIANQDLNKQISDIEDFITKKVDAIIISPVDSKGVLAAVKKAEAANIPVITVDVPAIGVDVAAHVATDNYTGGKIAGEEMARLLNGKGEVAIIEYPTVDSVVQRIEGFKEVIANYPDIKIVAVQAGITRPEALTAAQNMIQANKNLGGIFGFGDDAALAAVAAVKSAGKEDQIKVIGFDGMQEARDAVTKEKSFVAVITQYPGDMGKIAVDTTLKILKGEQVEKNIPVTPGIFTKEGEKK, encoded by the coding sequence ATGAAAAAAATCTTATTAGTATTAATGGCAATGTTATTTATCTTTTCATGCGGATCAAAGGAACAGGCAGCAGGGAAAACAGAAGACAAACCTGCGGAATCAGGGGAAAAAACTTATACAATAGGAGTATCGCTTTTGACACAGCAGCACCCTTTCTATCTTAGTCTGAAAGATGCAATCGAAAAAGAAGCAGCGGCACAAAATGTAAAATTAAATGTTTCAATAGCAAATCAGGATTTAAATAAGCAGATTTCAGATATAGAAGATTTTATCACGAAAAAAGTAGATGCAATCATTATCAGCCCGGTGGATTCTAAGGGAGTTCTGGCAGCGGTGAAAAAAGCCGAGGCAGCTAATATACCTGTAATAACAGTGGACGTTCCGGCTATAGGAGTAGACGTAGCAGCACACGTGGCTACAGATAACTACACAGGCGGAAAAATAGCAGGGGAAGAAATGGCAAGACTTCTTAACGGTAAAGGTGAAGTAGCAATTATAGAGTACCCTACAGTAGATTCAGTAGTACAGAGAATAGAAGGATTCAAAGAAGTAATAGCTAATTATCCTGATATAAAAATAGTAGCAGTACAGGCAGGAATCACAAGACCGGAAGCTCTGACAGCAGCACAGAATATGATTCAGGCAAATAAAAATCTTGGAGGAATATTCGGATTTGGTGATGATGCGGCCCTTGCAGCAGTGGCAGCAGTAAAATCAGCTGGTAAAGAAGACCAGATAAAAGTAATAGGATTCGACGGAATGCAGGAAGCAAGAGATGCAGTAACTAAAGAAAAATCTTTTGTGGCAGTAATCACACAGTATCCTGGAGATATGGGGAAAATCGCAGTAGATACTACTTTAAAAATCTTAAAAGGTGAACAGGTAGAAAAGAATATACCGGTAACACCAGGAATCTTCACAAAAGAGGGAGAAAAAAAATAA
- a CDS encoding serine hydrolase, with translation MGRKLIKIFDKYINVLIILCLFIFCFSIGTADEKQDKYREFTDKFMQYEMRENNIPGVAVVIIQNGEIVFSKGYGYGNVENQTNLSAEDSVFRVASIAKLITAAAVMKLAEEGKIDLDAPVNDYLKRFKISDKGYKEPVRVRHLLTHTEGFTQKSIGGKTLDYTKLQDLGRFVERTMPKRFIEPGVIITYGNHASALLGVLIEDVTGETYSEYVKKEIFSPLGMNDSSFKQPVPENIRNKK, from the coding sequence ATGGGGAGAAAATTAATTAAAATATTTGATAAGTACATAAATGTATTAATTATTTTATGCTTATTTATATTTTGTTTCAGTATTGGTACAGCAGATGAAAAACAGGATAAATACAGAGAATTTACAGATAAATTTATGCAGTATGAGATGAGAGAGAATAATATTCCGGGAGTTGCAGTTGTTATAATTCAGAACGGGGAAATTGTTTTTTCAAAAGGATACGGATACGGAAATGTAGAAAATCAGACTAATCTCAGTGCCGAAGACTCTGTTTTCAGAGTAGCATCAATAGCAAAGCTTATCACAGCCGCCGCTGTAATGAAACTCGCAGAGGAAGGGAAAATTGATCTTGATGCACCTGTAAATGATTATTTGAAAAGATTTAAGATCAGTGATAAGGGATATAAAGAGCCTGTAAGAGTCCGCCATTTACTCACACATACAGAAGGCTTTACACAGAAAAGTATAGGCGGGAAAACTTTGGACTACACAAAATTGCAGGATTTAGGAAGATTTGTGGAAAGAACAATGCCCAAAAGATTCATAGAGCCGGGTGTGATAATAACGTATGGAAATCATGCATCAGCCCTTTTGGGTGTACTTATAGAGGATGTAACAGGGGAAACTTACAGCGAATATGTAAAAAAAGAAATTTTCAGTCCGCTTGGCATGAATGACAGCAGTTTCAAACAGCCCGTTCCCGAAAATATCAGAAACAAAAAATAA
- a CDS encoding ABC transporter permease, producing MEMINFRKIFKMYGGILIGLIALIIVFSFLSPSFREFNNILNIILQVSIIAISAFGMTFALIIAGIDLSIGSTIALSGTTAALLLNMKVPFALALVLCLLMGIILGFINGFLISKAEIPAFIVTVATMGIFRGIAYILTGGGPVQIANEKFLYLGNEKLFGIPFPIVILIVVFIIMNIILGKTKFGRQAYIIGGNEEAAMYSGINVKKVKVYIYMLIGFLASLSGIILASRLYSGQPNSATGYELDAIAAAVLGGTSLSGGYGTITGTFIGAIIIGVINNGMNLLNITYFYQLIVKGLVIILAVYFDVQSKKKKK from the coding sequence ATGGAAATGATAAACTTTAGAAAAATATTTAAGATGTACGGGGGAATATTAATCGGTCTGATTGCTCTTATTATTGTATTTTCTTTCTTGTCGCCAAGTTTTAGAGAATTTAACAATATACTGAATATAATTCTGCAGGTATCAATAATAGCAATAAGTGCTTTTGGAATGACATTCGCACTGATAATAGCGGGAATTGATCTTTCTATCGGTTCTACAATAGCATTATCAGGAACGACAGCAGCACTGCTTTTGAATATGAAAGTTCCGTTTGCACTGGCACTGGTTTTGTGTCTGCTTATGGGAATTATTCTTGGATTTATAAATGGATTTCTCATTTCAAAGGCTGAAATTCCAGCATTTATAGTAACAGTTGCTACAATGGGAATATTCAGAGGAATTGCTTATATATTAACAGGGGGAGGACCTGTACAGATAGCAAATGAAAAGTTTCTTTATCTGGGAAATGAAAAATTATTCGGAATACCGTTTCCTATTGTTATATTAATTGTAGTATTTATTATTATGAACATAATTTTAGGAAAAACAAAATTCGGGAGACAGGCTTATATTATAGGCGGTAATGAAGAAGCAGCAATGTATTCAGGGATAAATGTAAAAAAGGTAAAGGTCTATATTTATATGCTTATTGGTTTCCTTGCCTCTTTGAGCGGAATTATTCTTGCTTCAAGACTGTATTCGGGACAGCCGAACTCGGCAACAGGATATGAACTGGATGCCATAGCTGCGGCAGTACTGGGAGGTACCAGTCTGAGCGGAGGTTATGGAACTATTACAGGAACATTTATAGGAGCAATAATAATAGGAGTTATTAATAACGGAATGAATCTTTTAAACATAACATATTTTTATCAGTTAATAGTAAAAGGACTGGTAATAATACTTGCAGTTTATTTCGATGTGCAGAGCAAAAAGAAGAAAAAATAA
- a CDS encoding LacI family DNA-binding transcriptional regulator, which produces MGKSTIKEVAKMAGVSIGTVSRYINGFSVKEKNKKHIEEAIKKLNFETNYLAQGLRSKKTNSIGVLVPDIGDIFVTQVIEGIETVLNEQNFSTIICSSQNQWNIESEKLDFLRKKKVDGIILMPTSSIYKHIKEFEKNNIPLVLIDRIFDRVSLNAVVCDNVTGSYEGVSEIIKRGHTKIGIINGPKTVYTAKNRFEGYKMALKENSIKLDNNYVKYTDYTELEGYRAIKELMSMKEKPTAVFATNYKTTLGCLRYIYDEGLTIGEDISLLGYDQSDLFKMIKPQISVIYQPTQLIGTEAAKSILEETNNGSSGKSNVKILETKLVITESIKKLK; this is translated from the coding sequence ATGGGAAAATCTACTATTAAGGAAGTTGCTAAAATGGCTGGAGTCTCTATAGGAACAGTATCGAGGTACATTAATGGATTTTCTGTAAAAGAAAAGAATAAAAAACATATTGAGGAGGCGATAAAGAAATTAAATTTCGAAACCAATTATCTTGCGCAGGGTCTTAGAAGCAAGAAAACAAACTCAATAGGAGTCCTTGTACCGGATATAGGAGATATTTTCGTGACGCAGGTAATAGAAGGGATAGAAACAGTCCTGAATGAACAGAATTTCAGCACGATAATATGCAGTTCACAAAATCAGTGGAATATAGAGAGCGAAAAATTAGACTTTTTAAGGAAAAAAAAGGTAGACGGAATTATTCTGATGCCTACCTCTAGTATATATAAACATATAAAAGAATTTGAAAAGAACAACATCCCGCTAGTTCTCATAGACAGGATATTTGACAGAGTATCACTGAATGCCGTAGTCTGTGACAATGTTACGGGGAGTTATGAGGGAGTTTCAGAGATTATAAAAAGAGGGCATACAAAAATAGGTATAATAAACGGGCCAAAAACAGTCTATACTGCCAAAAACAGATTTGAAGGATATAAAATGGCGCTAAAGGAAAACAGTATTAAACTTGATAATAATTACGTGAAGTATACAGATTATACAGAACTGGAAGGCTACAGGGCAATTAAGGAACTGATGAGTATGAAAGAAAAGCCCACAGCTGTATTTGCCACTAACTATAAGACAACACTCGGATGTTTGAGATATATCTATGACGAAGGTTTGACAATAGGTGAGGATATATCACTTTTGGGATATGATCAGAGTGATCTTTTCAAAATGATAAAACCGCAGATATCGGTTATATATCAGCCTACACAGCTTATAGGAACAGAAGCGGCAAAAAGTATTCTGGAAGAAACAAATAACGGAAGTTCGGGGAAAAGCAATGTGAAAATACTGGAAACAAAACTGGTAATAACAGAATCTATAAAAAAATTGAAATAA
- a CDS encoding D-alanyl-D-alanine carboxypeptidase family protein, whose product MKTKILSLMLLLSAFIFSYDYKELLVGDTKGNIYVQDNIYEVRPLASMTKVMTILLTLDKVNAKEISLDDNVTISYTASKVPYGVKMNAGETFTVEELLKATAIRSSNNAAYALAEYVSHGDVYNFVDNMNERARSMGLNSLRYCTPHGLPPGDTGTCMDQGSAYDIYKLAMTAIQYPEYMKIADKSSDYIKGGAIQLKATNNLLGKVEGVDGLKTGYHRAAGSNIVLTAERDGLRMIAVVMGSEKSKNRDTIGADEINSFFSTYKKSKIVDSNKAVATIKISNKDYDLYPSEDVEEIINVNNFNDSKVEYKFNVIKTVPRRIKNGEVLGDYTAVYEGNEYKGKLQYKEPDKIGISK is encoded by the coding sequence ATGAAAACAAAAATTTTAAGTTTGATGTTATTATTATCAGCATTTATTTTTTCTTATGATTATAAAGAGTTGTTAGTAGGAGACACTAAAGGAAATATTTATGTTCAGGACAATATCTACGAGGTAAGACCTTTAGCATCAATGACAAAGGTAATGACTATTTTATTAACATTAGACAAAGTTAATGCGAAAGAAATATCTTTAGATGATAATGTAACAATTTCATATACGGCTTCAAAGGTTCCATATGGTGTGAAAATGAACGCCGGTGAGACATTCACAGTGGAAGAGCTTTTGAAAGCCACAGCAATAAGATCGTCGAATAATGCAGCTTATGCACTTGCAGAATATGTAAGCCACGGAGATGTGTATAATTTTGTGGACAATATGAATGAAAGAGCAAGAAGCATGGGGCTGAATTCACTGCGTTACTGTACGCCGCACGGACTGCCGCCGGGTGATACAGGGACATGTATGGATCAGGGAAGTGCATATGATATTTACAAACTGGCAATGACTGCGATACAGTATCCTGAATATATGAAAATAGCTGATAAAAGCTCGGATTACATAAAAGGCGGTGCGATACAGCTGAAAGCTACGAATAATCTTCTTGGAAAAGTAGAAGGTGTAGACGGACTGAAAACAGGATATCACAGAGCTGCGGGATCAAATATTGTATTAACAGCTGAAAGAGACGGATTAAGAATGATAGCAGTGGTTATGGGTTCTGAAAAGTCTAAAAACAGAGATACTATAGGTGCTGATGAGATTAATTCATTCTTTTCCACTTATAAGAAAAGCAAAATCGTAGACAGTAATAAAGCAGTAGCTACAATAAAAATCAGCAATAAAGACTATGATCTGTATCCAAGCGAAGATGTAGAAGAAATAATTAATGTAAATAACTTCAATGATTCTAAGGTAGAATATAAATTCAACGTAATAAAAACCGTCCCTAGAAGAATAAAAAACGGGGAAGTTTTGGGAGATTATACAGCAGTTTATGAAGGAAACGAATATAAAGGAAAACTACAATATAAAGAACCTGATAAAATTGGTATATCAAAGTAA